The Lipingzhangella halophila genome segment GGTGTCCTCGATGGGTTCGCCGCGCCCCAGCTGGCTGGTTTGGGCGTCGACGACGAGTGGCTGGCCGCCGAGATCGGCGATGCCGACCGCGAAGGAGACGCGCGTTCGGGTGGACGGCTTGTCGAACAGCACCGCGACCGTACGCGGGCCGTCCAGTGGCCGGTGGCCGAAGCGGTCCTTCTTCATGGCGTCAGCGAGGTCGAGGACCTCGGCCTGCTCCGCGGGTGTGAGGTCGTCGTCCCGGCGGAAGTGCCGTGTCGCGGGGCTCATGCGGGGGTCTCCTCTCCTGCGGCCCGGTCGAGAATCCGCGGCAGCGCGCCGGTGAACTCCAGGATCTCCTCGCGCGTGATGGTCAACGGCGGGGCGACGCGGACGACGTCAGCGGTGACCGCGTTGACCAGGAAGCCGTGCTCCGCGGCGCGGGTCTGGACGGTCGCGGCGGCCGGCGCGGACAGCTGGATACCGCGCCACAGTCCCGCGCCGCGCACCTCGGTGACCAGCGGGTGGCCCGCGGCGGTGATCTCGCTCGCCAGCAGGTCGCCGAGTTCGGCCGCGGCGGCGAGCAGGCCATCGGCCTCGATGGTGTCCAGCACGGCCAGCGCCGCCGCACAGGCCACCGGGTTGCCACCGAAGGTGGAGCCGTGGTCCCCCTTGGCGAACGCGGTCGCGTACCGGCCGAGTCCCACGCACGCGCCGATGGGAAGCCCGCCGCCCAGCCCTTTGGCCAGGGTGAGGACGTCGGGAAGGACCCCGTCGGCCTGGTGCGCGAACCAGTGGCCGGTGCGCCCGACACCGCTCTGGATCTCGTCGAGGACGAACGCGGCACCCGTGGCGTCGCAGATCTCGCGGACCTCGGCCAGGTAGCCGGGGTCGGCGGGCAGGATTCCGGCCTCGCCCTGGACGGGCTCGACGAAGACGGCGGCGCAGGAGTCGTCGACGGCGTCGCGCAGCGCCGCCGCGTCCCCGTGCGCAACGAAGCGGACGTCCAGGCCGAAGGGGCCGAACGGGTCGCGGATGGCCGGCTTTCCGGTGAGCGCGAGCGCCCCCGAGGTGCGGCCGTGGAACCCGCCGTCGGTACTGACGATGGTGCGGCGGCCCGCCCCCGCGGCACGCTTGACCAGTTTCAGCGCGGCCTCGTTGGCCTCGGAGCCGGAGTTGGCGAAGAACACCCGGACGTCACCGGTGCCACCCGCCGCGCCCGCGCGGACCAGGCCGATGAGCCGTTCGGCGAGCCGCACGGCGCGCTCGTGCACGTACAGGTTGCTGGTGTGGGCGAGCGAGGCCGCCTGGTCGGCGACCGCCTTCACCAGGGCGGGGTGGCCGTGTCCGAGCGAGGAGACGGCGATGCCGGCGAGCAGGTCCAGGTACCGGCGGCCGTCCGCGTCCCACACGCGGCGTCCCTCGCCGTGCGTGAGCGCGATGGGCGGTGTGCCGTAGTTGGGCATGAGGGCGGCGTCGAACCGCGCTTGCAGCTCGCGAGACGTCATGTGTCCTCGCCCTCGTAGATGTCGACGGGTTCGGTGGGCTCCTCGGCCTCGGCGACCACCATCGTGCCGATCCCCTCGTTGGTGAACACCTCGAGAAGCATGGAGTTGGGAGTGCGTCCGTCGAGGATGTGCGCCTGGGGAACCCCGCCGCGCACCGCGCGCAGGCACGCCTCCATCTTCGGCGCCATGCCCGAGGACAGGTTGGGCAGCATCTCCTCCAGCTCGCTGGCGGTGAGCATGCTGACCAGCTCCTCGCAGGTCGGGTAGTCGGAGTAGAGCCCTTCGACGTCGGTCAGCATGATGAGCTTGCCCGCGTCCAGCGCGATCGCGAGCGCCGCCGCCGCGGTGTCGGCGTTGACGTTGTACACGCCCTCCTCGGACCGGCCGATTCCGGAGATGACGGGCACCCGGCCATCGTCGAGCAGTGTGCGCACCAGTCCCGGCTGCACCTCGACGACCTCACCAACGAGGCCGATGTCCACGGGCGCGCCGTCGACCATGGCGGACTTGCGTTCGGCGGTGAGCAGGTGGGCGTCCTCACCCGAGATGCCGACGGCGAACGGGCCGTGGGCGTTGATCAGCCCGACGATCTCCCGGTTGATCTGGCCCACCAGGACCATGCGCACGACATCCATCGTCTCGGAGGTGGTGACGCGCAGCCCGCCGGCGAAGGTGCTCCGCACACCGAGCCGTTCGAGGTGGTCGGTGATCTGGGGACCGCCGCCGTGTACGACAACGGGGCGCAGCCCGGCGTAGCGCAGGAACACGATGTTCTCGGCGAACCGGGACTGGAGCGCGGGGTCGGTCATGGCGTTGCCGCCGTACTTGACCACGACTGTCTTGCCGTGGAAGCGGCTCAGCCACGGCAGCGCCTCGATAAGTGCGTTGGCCTTGCTCTCCGCGTCGCTCAGGCGCATCGCGGGCTCCTCTCCAGCGGTGTTCTCGCCCGTACTCATGAGCTGTAGGCCGAATTCTCGTGGACGTACTCGACGGTCAGGTCGGTGGTCCACACGGTGGCGGCCGCGCTTCCCGCGGAGAGGTCGACGGTGACGGTCACCTCACGCGCTCCCAGGTCGGCCTTGGAGCGGTCGTCACCGAGCGCGCCGCGCCGGCAGACCCATACCCCGTTGATGGCCACGTTGAGCTCGTCGGGCTGGAACGTGGCGTCGGTGGTACCGACGGCCGCCAGTACCCTGCCCCAGTTCGGATCCTGCCCGTAGATGGCGCACTTGAACAGGGCGCTCCGGGCGACTGCCCGTGCCGCCGTGACAGCATCGTCCTCGCTGGCCGCCCCGACCACCTCGATCGCGATCGACTTCGAGGCGCCTTCAGCGTCGGCGATGAGCTGGCGCGCGAGGTCCCCGCAGACCTCGGTGAGCAGTGCGGTGAACTCCTCCTCGTCAGGAGCGGTTCCCGAGGCACCGCTGGACATCAGGGCGACCGTGTCGTTGGTGGACAGGCAACCGTCGGCATCGACGCGGTCGAACGTGCGACCGGTCGCCGCGCGCAGCGCGCGGTCGCATTGCTCCGGGGTCAGCTCGGCGTCGGTGGTGACGACCGACAGCATGGTGGCCAGCGAGGGCGCGAGCATCCCGGCGCCCTTGGCCATGGCGCCGACCGTGTAGCCGGAGCCGGCGGTACTACGCCGGAAGGCGATCTTGGCGACCGAGTCCGTGGTGCGGATGGCGTCGGCCGCGTCGAGCCCGCCGTCGCGGGCGGCCGCGGCCACGGCGTTGTCGACGCCGGCCAGCAGCTCCGGCATGGCCAGGCGTTCGCCGATGAGTCCGGTGGAGCAGACAAGAACCTCGCCCGGGGAGTCGTCCAGTGCCGCCCCCGCCCGTTCGGCGGTGGTGTGCGTGTCCTGGAATCCCGGGGCGCCGGTGCAGGCGTTGGCGCCACCGGAGTTCAGGATGATCGCGCGGACCTGCCCTCCTTTGGCCACCTGCTCCGACCAGAGCACGGGTGCGGCCTTGACGCGGTTGCGGGTGAACACGGCGGCGGCGGAGCGCGACGGGCCGTCGTTGATGACGGCGGCGACGTCGCGGGCGCCGTTGGGTTTGAGGCCGGCGTTCACGCCGGCGGCCCGGAATCCGAGCGGTGCGGTGACACTCACGGTGCGGCCTTTCTCCTGACGCCGGCCCGGCCGTGCGCGGGCGGGCCGGCGGTTGGCAGTGACGTGCGGCGCCTGGCCGGTGCGGTTACGGCGCGACGCCCGCCACGGGCAGCCCTGCGGTCTCGCTCAGGCCGAGCGCGATGTTCGCGCTCTGCACGGCGCCGCCGGCGGTGCCCTTGGTCAGGTTGTCGAGCGCGGCTATCGCGACGAGCCGGCCGGCGGCCTCGTCCACCGTGACCTGGAGCAGTGTTGCGTTGGCGCCCAGGGTCATGGCGGTGGTCGGCCAGGTGCCCTCGGGGAGCAGCCGGACGAACGGCTCGTCGCTGATTCGTCGCTGGTACGCGTCTCTGACCTGCTCGGTCGTTATCCCCGACCGGATGGGAGCAGAGCAGGTCGTGAGGATTCCCCGAGGCATGGGTGCCAGCACGGGGGTGAAGTTGACCGTGACGGGTTCCCCGGCGGCCCCGGAGAGGTTCTGGACGATCTCGGGGTTGTGCCGGTGGCCGCCCCCAACGCCGTACGGGGCGGCCGAGCCCATGACCTCGCTGCCGAGCAGGTGCGGCTTGGGCGCCTTACCGGCACCGGAGGTGCCGGTAACCGCGACGACGACCGCCTCGGGGTGCACCAGCCCGGCGGCAAGCCCCGGGAACATCGCGAGTGTGGCCGCGGTGACGTGGCAGCCGGGCACGGCGACGCGGCGAGTGCCGGTGAGCGCCTCGCGCGCGCCGGGCAACTCGGGCAGCCCGTAGGGCCAGGTACCCGCGTGCGGGGAGCCGTAGAACTGTTCCCATGCGGCGGGGTCGGTGAGCCGGAAGTCGGCGCCGCAGTCCACGACGAGCACGTTCTCGCCGAGCTGTTCGGCGATCGGCCCGGACTGGCCGTGCGGGAGGGCGAGGAAGACAATGTCGTGGCCCGCGAGGGCGTCCGCGGTGGTCTCGGCCAGAACCCGGTCGGCCAGCGGAAGCAGGTGCGGCTGGTGCTCGCCCAGGCGGCTACCGGCGTTGCCGCCCGCGGTGAGCGTCCCGATCTCGATGCTGGGGTGCGCGAGCAGGATGCGCAGCAGCTCACCGCCCGCGTAACCGCTAGCACCGGCGACCGCCGCGGTGTATCCCATTGCTCGGCTCCCCTGTTCCGTCCCACCCGAACACTACTGAACTATCATGCATTCAGTTGTAATAATATGCAAATCATTCTGGTCCGGCCGCCCCGGACGCCTCCCCGATAGCCCCCGGACGGTCGGGGCTGCCCGGAGCATTTCCCCCCGGGCCCGGCTCGTGCGGTTCCCGGCCGGCCATCCGGGCGGCGAGCCCGGCGAACCGGGAGGTCCGCGTCACCCGGCGGGACTCGCGGCGGTCGGCCGTGCGGTAGAGCCCGTTGACGAGCTGCGGTCCGATCCGCCGCCACGGTTCACGCCGCCAGGCGCGGGCCTGGTGGCCCACCCACGGCAGGCGCGTCAGCTCGGTGCCGTGGCCGAGCACGAGGTCGCGCAGGGTCCGCCCGGCGAGGTTCGCGGCGGTGACGCCACTGCCAGCGTATCCGCCCGCCCAGCCCAGGCCGGTGTCGCGGTCCAGGTCAACGCTGGGGCACCGGTCGCGCGCCACTCCGACCGCACCGGACCACGCATGGACGATCGGAACCTCGGCGGCGATCGGAAACAACCGTGCCAGCCCGCGCCATAACTCGGCGATGGTCTGCGGCTCGGTGGCGCCGTTGTCGTCCCGGGCCGGACCGGTCCGGAAGGGAGCGTCGCTCCCGCCGATCGCGATCCGGCCGTCGGCGGTGCGCTGCGCGTATACGAAGGCGTGCGCGGCGTCGCCAAGGACCTCGCGCCCCTCCCAGCCGATGTGTCGCCACATGTCGTCCGTGAGCGGCTCCGTGACGATCATGGAGCTGCGCGCGGGCTGCCACTCTTGTCCCTGGCCGCGCGGGTGCACCGGGTACCCTTCCGTGGCGCGGATAACGTGGTCCGCGCGGACCACACCGTGCTCGGTCACCGCTGCCGGCCGGGCGTTTCCGTCGCCCGGGCGGATCTCGGTGACAGCACTGCCCTCGAAGAGGTGCACGCCCAGCCCTTCGACCACGTTCGCCAACCCGACGGCGAGCTTGGCCGGCTGGACACGGGCGGCGTGCGGGCTGTGCGCGGCCGCGATCGTACCGTCGACGTGCAGCCGGGAGGCATCGGTGTGCTCCAGCAGGTGCAGATCCTCGGGCCAGAACCCCCACTCCTGCCGATAGCCGACCTCGGCGTGCAGCCGGCTCCGCTGCGCCGGATTGGTGGCGACCAGCCGCATTCCGCCCTTGACGATGTCGGCGTCGATCCCTTCGTCGCCCGCGGTGTCGATGACCTCGTCAACCGAGTTCATCAACGCGCGTTGCAACGCGATGGCCGCCCCTTTGCTGTGCAGTTGCGCGTAGCGCTCACGTGAGCCGGCGAACTCGGCGGAGAGCCAGCCGCCGTTCCGCCCCGAGGCACCGAACCCGCAGAACTCGCTTTCCAGCAGCGCTATCCGCAGCCCGGGATCGGCCCGCTGCAGGTAATAGGCGGTCCACAGTCCGGTATATCCACCGCCCACAATGCAGACGTCGTAGTCGACGGTGTCGAGCAGAGCGGCCCGGCGCTCGGGACACCCGAGCTCGCGGAACCAGAAGGAGATTCCTCCGTTGCGGAACTCCGCTGATCTGGGGACGGAACGCATTTCTGCGGCACTGGCGAAGAGTTTCATCTCAGATGGCCCCCGGCTGGTCTGACATTGCCGCTCTGGTGCCCGCGCTGGTCGCCGTCATTACCCCGTGGCTTCCAGGGCGAACCCGGACGCGCCACGGTAACGCACCCGTTGGGGTCGTTCGGGCTGGTGGGCCGGTACAGCCGCAAATAACACCGATCGTACGATCACTATGCGCGACCACTCGAAAACGCTCGGCTCAGGACAATCTACCTGCCGACCGGTGCGCCCAGTGCGCGTTTCGGTCAGCGTCAGCCCGCGTCGACTGGTTCGGCGTCCTCGCTCTGGCCCGAGGAATCGCGGAGCTCGCGGGCGATGGTGGCGAGCCTCTCCACCCCGTCGACGCCGAGCACACCGAGCACGTACTCGCGGAGCAGGGCGACGTGCCGGGTGCGGGCATGCTCGGCGAGCTCCAGGCCCGCGGGAGTGAGCGCCGCGTAGACCACGCGGCGGTCCTCCGGGCACGCCTGCCGCGTGAGGTATCCCTTGCTCGCCAATCGGTCGGCGAGCTTGGTGAACCCGCCGCTGCTCAGGCTGACCTCACGCGCGAGCCGGCTCATTGGCAGCCGGTGGTCGGGAGAGCGAAGCAACCGGATCAGCACCTCGAACCACGGGCCGGACATGTCGTCACCACTGGGGTCGATCCCGCGCAGCAGCAATGGGTCGGTGGCGTTCAGTGCCTCGTGGAACAGCCCCCACGCCGTGATCAGGTCGTCGTCACTGATCTCCGCGGCAGCCGTGCTCGTCTCCCGTGTGTCGCCCGAATTGTCGGCCATACCCCCGACATTAGCAGGAAGTATCTTCCCAGACAGAATCTTGGCCGACTCCGGCCTCTGGGAACACCGCGGGCCGGCACCGCACTGCGGTGCCGGCCCGCGGACACGAACCTAGTGCCGCTGGTCGACCGCGTCGAGCGCGGAGCGCAGCGTGGAGACCAGGTGGTCGATCTGCTCCCAGGTGACAATCAGCGGCGGCGAGATCAGCAGCGAGTGCGGGACCGCGCGTAGCACAACGCCGCGCGCCCGCGCCTCGGTGAAGACCTCCGCGGTGGTGATACCGCGTCCCTCCAGTGCCTCCGTGGTGAGTTCCACAGCGGCCATCACACCAACCCCGGATCGGACCTCGGCGACCAGCGGGTGGTCGGCCAGGGTACGCACAGCGGCGTCGAGCTGGGTCTCGATCTCCAGCGAGACGGTGAACAGGTCCTCGCGTTCCAGGATGTCCAGGTTGGCCATGGCCGCCGCGGCGCAGGTCGGGTGCCCGGCGTAGGTGGTCCCGTGGATGAAGGGGTTCCCGGGCCGGTTCCAGAAGGGCTCGGCGACCTCCCCGCTCACGATGACCCCGCCGAGCGGGAGATACCCGCTGGTGACCCCCTTGGCGAAGACGATCATGTCGGGCCGCACGCCAAAGCGCTCGATCCCGAACCAGTTACCCATGCGGGCGAAGCCGCAGATAACGCTGTCGACAACAAACAGGATGCCGTACCTCTGGCACAGCTCCGCCACACCCTCGAAGTAGCCCGGAGCGGGGGCGTAGACCCCGCCGGCCCCGATGACCGGCTCGGCGAAGAACGCGGCGACACGCTCCGGTCCGACCCGCAGGATCTCCTCCTCAAGCGCCTCAAGGGAGTCGTGCGGCACCACCGACGCGTCCTTGACGATCTGCCCGAAACCGCTGCGGAACCGGTCCATGCCGATCATGCTGGTGCCGAAACCGTGCAGGCCGTGGTACCCACCGGTGCGGCTGATCAGGTGCCCCCGCTCCGGCTGGCCCTGGGCCGCCCAGTACCGGCGGGCGAGCTTGGCCGCGGTCTCGATGGACTCGCCGCCCCCGCAGGTGAGGATGACCCGCGGGTCAGCGACCGGCGCGTGGGCCGCCAGCCGCTCGCTGAGCTGCAGCGCGGGCTCGTTGGCGAAGTCGCCGTAGACCGCGTACGCGTCCAGGGTGCTGAGCTGCCGGTGCACGGCGTCAGCGATTTCGGTCCGGCCGTGACCGACATTGCAGTACCACAGGCTCGCGGTGCCATCGAGGTACCGGTCGCCGTTGTCATCCCAGATCCAGGCTCCCTCGGCCCGGGACACCACGAACTTCGGGCCTTGGGAGATGGTGTTCATATCAGTGAAGGTATGCCAGAAGCGGCTGGGCTCCAGCTGCTCCGCCGGTTTACGCGCATACGAAACCACTGTTTCGGTCACAAGCGACCTCCGAGCCAAGGGTGCGTGAAAACGCAACGAGAAAACGCAGAATGAAACAGCTGTTCCGCGAAGGCTTCTGGAGCCCGTGTTCGCGGCAGGTGACTGCAGACTAAGTTTCCAGCGGCCCCCGGTTCAAGAGGCAAAACAGGAAATCCTCCCCGGTTTTACATGGAACATGCCACCTACCACCGGCCCGTCTCCCCGAAACCCGCTCTCAGCAGGCAAAACAGGTGAAAAAATTGTGTCCTCGGAGACAGCGCGCGGCCCCGCTTCACGGCCGGTTAACCTGGTCGTGAAGCGGGGCCGCGGGAGGGGTGGCGCACCCCGGGGTTCTAGCCGCGCAGGGTGGCGCCCGTGCGGCTGGCAGCGGCCGCGACGGCGGCGTCGCGCGCGGCCGTGGCCTCCTCGGTCGTCAGGGTGCGGTCACTGGCCCGGAAACGCAGGTTGTAGGCCAGGGACTTGCGCCCCTCGCCCACCTGCTCACCGGTGTAGACATCGAACAGCCGGACGCTTTCCAGCAGGTCACCGGCCCCGGAACGAAGTGCCTCCTCGACGTCGGCGGCGGGCACCGAATTGTCGACAACAAGTGCGACGTCCTGGGCGGCCGCCGGAAGGCCGGAGACCTCTGGCGCGCCAGCCGGGGCACGGGCCCCCTCGATCAGGTCGAGTTCGACCTCCATCGCCACGGTGCGGGCCGGCAACCCGTACGCGCTGATGACGCGCGGATGGAGCTCGCCCGCATAGCCAACAAGGGTTCCGGACACCGAGTCGTCGGTGTTGTTGACAACATACAACGCGGCGCAGCGGCCCGGGTGCCAGGGAGCGCGCTCGGCCGCCCGCGCCCGCAGCTCGACCCCGGCGCTGTACCCCACCTCGCGTGCCGCCTCGATCGCGTCGGCCCACGTGGCCGGACGTCCCTTGCCCCACCAGCCCGAGGGGTCCCGCTCGCCGGCCAGGACCGCCGCCACGCGGCGCGGCTGGTCCGGGATCGCGGCCTCGACGCTCGCCCGCTCGTCAGGGCTGGGCCCCCGGTGCACCGGTGGAATGGGCGCCCGCTCCGGCGCGCCCGCCTTGGGCAGGTAGACCAGACCGATCTCGAAGAGGGCGGCATCGGAAAATCCGCGGCCCACATTGCGCACGAGCGTACGCAACAGCCCCGGAAGCAGTGTGGTGCGCAGCAGCGGTTCGTCATCGTTGAGCGGGTTGGCTAGCCGCACCGCGTTGCGCCGCTCGTCGTCGGCGGCCAGCCGCAGGCCGTCGAACTGCGCCTGACCCACGAAGGGGTAGCTGAGTACCTCGACGAAGCCCGCCCCGGCGAGCCCGCGCCCCACGGCACGACGGATCCGCTGGCCGATGGTGAGCCCGCGCCCCGCCGGCACCACCGGCGGAATCGAGGGGATCTCGGAGTACCCTTCGAGCCGGATGACCTCCTCGGCGAAGTCGTTCGGGTCAGTGAGGTCGGGCCGCCACGATGGCGGGGTGACGTGCAAAGTTGCACCCGACTCCGCCTCGGTGACCGCGCACCCCACCTCGCGCAGCCGGCGTACGGCGGTCCCCGCCGGGTAGTCGACGCCGGAAACGC includes the following:
- a CDS encoding MarR family winged helix-turn-helix transcriptional regulator; translation: MADNSGDTRETSTAAAEISDDDLITAWGLFHEALNATDPLLLRGIDPSGDDMSGPWFEVLIRLLRSPDHRLPMSRLAREVSLSSGGFTKLADRLASKGYLTRQACPEDRRVVYAALTPAGLELAEHARTRHVALLREYVLGVLGVDGVERLATIARELRDSSGQSEDAEPVDAG
- the argB gene encoding acetylglutamate kinase, with the translated sequence MRLSDAESKANALIEALPWLSRFHGKTVVVKYGGNAMTDPALQSRFAENIVFLRYAGLRPVVVHGGGPQITDHLERLGVRSTFAGGLRVTTSETMDVVRMVLVGQINREIVGLINAHGPFAVGISGEDAHLLTAERKSAMVDGAPVDIGLVGEVVEVQPGLVRTLLDDGRVPVISGIGRSEEGVYNVNADTAAAALAIALDAGKLIMLTDVEGLYSDYPTCEELVSMLTASELEEMLPNLSSGMAPKMEACLRAVRGGVPQAHILDGRTPNSMLLEVFTNEGIGTMVVAEAEEPTEPVDIYEGEDT
- the argJ gene encoding bifunctional glutamate N-acetyltransferase/amino-acid acetyltransferase ArgJ, coding for MSVTAPLGFRAAGVNAGLKPNGARDVAAVINDGPSRSAAAVFTRNRVKAAPVLWSEQVAKGGQVRAIILNSGGANACTGAPGFQDTHTTAERAGAALDDSPGEVLVCSTGLIGERLAMPELLAGVDNAVAAAARDGGLDAADAIRTTDSVAKIAFRRSTAGSGYTVGAMAKGAGMLAPSLATMLSVVTTDAELTPEQCDRALRAATGRTFDRVDADGCLSTNDTVALMSSGASGTAPDEEEFTALLTEVCGDLARQLIADAEGASKSIAIEVVGAASEDDAVTAARAVARSALFKCAIYGQDPNWGRVLAAVGTTDATFQPDELNVAINGVWVCRRGALGDDRSKADLGAREVTVTVDLSAGSAAATVWTTDLTVEYVHENSAYSS
- a CDS encoding aminotransferase family protein; protein product: MNTISQGPKFVVSRAEGAWIWDDNGDRYLDGTASLWYCNVGHGRTEIADAVHRQLSTLDAYAVYGDFANEPALQLSERLAAHAPVADPRVILTCGGGESIETAAKLARRYWAAQGQPERGHLISRTGGYHGLHGFGTSMIGMDRFRSGFGQIVKDASVVPHDSLEALEEEILRVGPERVAAFFAEPVIGAGGVYAPAPGYFEGVAELCQRYGILFVVDSVICGFARMGNWFGIERFGVRPDMIVFAKGVTSGYLPLGGVIVSGEVAEPFWNRPGNPFIHGTTYAGHPTCAAAAMANLDILEREDLFTVSLEIETQLDAAVRTLADHPLVAEVRSGVGVMAAVELTTEALEGRGITTAEVFTEARARGVVLRAVPHSLLISPPLIVTWEQIDHLVSTLRSALDAVDQRH
- a CDS encoding NAD(P)/FAD-dependent oxidoreductase — translated: MRSVPRSAEFRNGGISFWFRELGCPERRAALLDTVDYDVCIVGGGYTGLWTAYYLQRADPGLRIALLESEFCGFGASGRNGGWLSAEFAGSRERYAQLHSKGAAIALQRALMNSVDEVIDTAGDEGIDADIVKGGMRLVATNPAQRSRLHAEVGYRQEWGFWPEDLHLLEHTDASRLHVDGTIAAAHSPHAARVQPAKLAVGLANVVEGLGVHLFEGSAVTEIRPGDGNARPAAVTEHGVVRADHVIRATEGYPVHPRGQGQEWQPARSSMIVTEPLTDDMWRHIGWEGREVLGDAAHAFVYAQRTADGRIAIGGSDAPFRTGPARDDNGATEPQTIAELWRGLARLFPIAAEVPIVHAWSGAVGVARDRCPSVDLDRDTGLGWAGGYAGSGVTAANLAGRTLRDLVLGHGTELTRLPWVGHQARAWRREPWRRIGPQLVNGLYRTADRRESRRVTRTSRFAGLAARMAGREPHEPGPGGNAPGSPDRPGAIGEASGAAGPE
- the argC gene encoding N-acetyl-gamma-glutamyl-phosphate reductase, which translates into the protein MGYTAAVAGASGYAGGELLRILLAHPSIEIGTLTAGGNAGSRLGEHQPHLLPLADRVLAETTADALAGHDIVFLALPHGQSGPIAEQLGENVLVVDCGADFRLTDPAAWEQFYGSPHAGTWPYGLPELPGAREALTGTRRVAVPGCHVTAATLAMFPGLAAGLVHPEAVVVAVTGTSGAGKAPKPHLLGSEVMGSAAPYGVGGGHRHNPEIVQNLSGAAGEPVTVNFTPVLAPMPRGILTTCSAPIRSGITTEQVRDAYQRRISDEPFVRLLPEGTWPTTAMTLGANATLLQVTVDEAAGRLVAIAALDNLTKGTAGGAVQSANIALGLSETAGLPVAGVAP
- a CDS encoding acetylornithine transaminase, with protein sequence MTSRELQARFDAALMPNYGTPPIALTHGEGRRVWDADGRRYLDLLAGIAVSSLGHGHPALVKAVADQAASLAHTSNLYVHERAVRLAERLIGLVRAGAAGGTGDVRVFFANSGSEANEAALKLVKRAAGAGRRTIVSTDGGFHGRTSGALALTGKPAIRDPFGPFGLDVRFVAHGDAAALRDAVDDSCAAVFVEPVQGEAGILPADPGYLAEVREICDATGAAFVLDEIQSGVGRTGHWFAHQADGVLPDVLTLAKGLGGGLPIGACVGLGRYATAFAKGDHGSTFGGNPVACAAALAVLDTIEADGLLAAAAELGDLLASEITAAGHPLVTEVRGAGLWRGIQLSAPAAATVQTRAAEHGFLVNAVTADVVRVAPPLTITREEILEFTGALPRILDRAAGEETPA